A window of Danio aesculapii chromosome 16, fDanAes4.1, whole genome shotgun sequence genomic DNA:
GACTATTGATTGCTGAGTATAGAGTGCTGATTATAGTGCTGACTATCGAGTGCTGACTATTGATTGCTGAGTATCGAGTGCTGACTATAGAGTGCTGACTATCGAGTGCTGATTATAGGATTATAGTGCTGATTATAGAGTGCTGATTATAGAGTGCTGATTATAGAGTGCTGACTATCGGGTGCTGACTATCGAGTGCTGACTATTGAGGACTGACAATCAAGTGCTGACTATCGAGTGCTGAATATCGAGTGCTGAATATCGAGTGATGACTATCGAGTGCTGACTATCGAGTGCTGATTATAGGATTATAGTACTGACTATTGAGTGCTGATTATAGAGTGCTGAATATCGAGTGATGAATATTGAGTGCTGACTATCGAGTGCTGATTATAGAGTACTGACTATCGAGTGCTGAATATGGAGTGCTGACTATCGAGTGCTGATTATAGGATTATAGTGCTGACTATCGAGTACTGACTATCGAGTGCTGACTATTGAGTGGTGACTATCGAGTGCTGAATATCGAGTGCTGACTATCGAGTGCTGACTATTGAGTACTGACAATCGAGTGCTGATTATCGAGTGCTGAATATAGAGTGGTGACTATCAAGTGCTGACTATTGAGTACTGACAATCAAGTGCTGACTATCGAGTGCTGATTATAGAGTGCTGAATGTAGAGTGCTGAATATCGAGTGCTGATTATAGAGTGCTGAATGTAGAGTGCTGAATATTGAGTGCTGATTATAGAGTGCTGAATGTAGAGTGCTGAATATTGAGTGCTGATTATAGAGTGCTGAATGTAGAGTGCTGAATATTGAGTGCTGATTATAGGATTATAGAGTGCTGATTATAGAGTACTGACTATCGAGCGCTGATTATAGAGTGCTGATTATAGAGTGCTGACTATCGAGTGCTGACTATCGACTGCTGACTATCGGGTGCTGACTATCGAGTGCTGACTATTGAGTACTGACAATCGAGTGCTGACTATCAAGTGCTAATTATAGAGTGCTGAATATCAAGTGCTGACTTTTGATTGCTGACTATTGAGTGTTGACAATCGAGTGCTGGTTGTGTTGACTATCAGGTATTGACTGTGGAGTGCTGACTATGGAGTGCTGATTATAGAGTGCTGAATATCAAGTGCTGACTTTTGATTGCTGACTATCGAGTGTTGACAATCGAGTGCTGGTTGTGTTGACTCTCAGGTATTGACTATGGAGTGTTGACTATGGAGTGTAGATGAGTGTTCTCACCCAGCAGTGCCACCAGGATCatcatgatgatgatgtgctTCACGTTCCTGCACTTGTACAGGTACATCAGAATGGCGAAGAGCAGCACCTCAGACAtctgcgcacacgcacacacacacacacacacacacacacacaggactcAGGTTCTCTGCTGTTGCTGTCCTGTAGTCTGTTCTGAAACACACTTACGAAGTATATGAGGAAGGTCCAGCTGACCAGCGAGCGCTCCACCATGTTGGCCGTCACATGAGGGGACGAGTGAGGGGCAAAGGTGACCAGGAAGTAGGTGCCGGTGAGAGCCAGAGCGCCTCCTGAGGGAGCACCGCAGATTCACACTGGTGTCAATGCATTTACAGTCACCTGAAGCCAAACGCTCACTGCGTAACATACTGAAGGGATCATCCCTGTGCCCTAACCCCTGCTGAGGGGTCACCCTCCACAGGGACCGCTTCAAAGGGGGTAAAGGGTGACACCAAACAACTtctgaagtgtccatcagttgtactCTTTACCATAGTTCACTGATAAGGGCTTGTTATGAGCACTTCAGTTTGGAGCACTGCTTTAATATGGCAGCCATGACTGCCTTCACTCAGAAGTGTTCTtcatacactcagaaataaaggtacaagagctgtcccTGGGGTGGTACCTTCTTAAAAGGTTCATATTTGTCCTTAaagggtccttattaatacctcaagggttcATATTAGTACCTAAGAAGTGCAAAAGTGTGCCTGGGgaaatgtttaggtactaatatagaCCTTTGAGGtcccaatatggaccctttaagtacacaTATGTACCTTTGGAAAAGGCACCACCCCAGTGAGAGCACCTGTCCCTGTGTTTCTGAGTGCAGGGTGATCTACATCCCGTTCAGAACACTGATTGTGACTGAAATGCTGAATGTTTGATGCTGATAATAATAGTGAGTGTGTTCGTATAGGCCTGATCTTCTCCTTCTGCTAGCTTTACCTTAATTAAACCGCCAGTAATGATTAGAGCTCAGATCAGTGCTGTGTGTGACTGTACTTCAgtgtccagtgtgtgtgtgtgtgtgatgatcatAATGCAGATCCAGACGGAGGTTATCCCAGAATAACCCTTCAGTGTGAGGATGAGCTGCTGGTGGAGCTGCTGGTGGAGCTGCTCTGCTGTACTCTGAGATGAACATTAGCTGAAGTGTGAACCACTGCTGTGATCAGATCACTGAGGTAAACGAAACACTGACGGTGGAAtcgctgctgtgtgtgtgtgtgtgtgtgtgtgtgtgtgtgtgtgtgtaactgagcTTCAGTGTTTAGTGTTGAAGATGAGCAGAGGAGTGATGAAGCTGGACTCACCCAGGACGTCTGAAGCGCGTAGAGTCTCCTTGAGGAACACCACAGAGATGACGGCGCTGGCTGACACaccgcagagagagagagagtgagagtgcaCCTGTAAGtatatgtctgtatgtatgtagagtgagtgtgtgtgtgtgtgtgtgctcaccgATGACAGACACACACCCCAGCGGAGCGATGAGCGAGGCGGGGGCGAACCCGTACGCACTGAAGTTGCCCAGCTCCCCCAACCCCATCAGCAGCACCCCGACCCACCACACACGGCTGGTGTAGTACGGCCGTGTCCCGCGCTGAGACTGACGCACgtgtgtgtatttctgcacacagaggagtcagatacacacacacacacacacacacacacagactcttcTGCTCATGTATTGATCTTCACCTGGATGTTCAAGGAGATGCTGATCAGGAAGTTCCCGCAGACGGCGATGCAGATGCCCACGATAtaagcctacacacacacacacacacacacacacacacacacacacacacaccagatgaGGGATACAGCTCTCACAGAGATGGAGATCTCCTGACAATGAGGAGGAAGATGAAGAGTGATGTTGACTGTTCACACTGcagcagtaaacacacacacacacacacacacacacacacacacacaccctgtcgTTAGATGATTGACTGCAGTTCATCTCAGGTTAGAGGCGGTGCTGGAGTTAATCTCAGGTTAGTTCCTCTAGTGTGAGTTGAGCTCAGATTACGGACCGCAGTCCACACTGATGTTCTGTACCTCCATCCTGGATCTTCACCTGTCGTCCCCACAAGGCATGAACAGACAGTGTGTAagcacattcacaaacacactgcaCTGCTActaatgaaaacacacacacacacacacacacacacacacacacacacacacattgagctCAAGTGTGTTGGTGTAATGTGTGTGACGCAGATGAAGGATGTTCTCTGATCACACACAGCAAATACATTCACAAATCTCtgagatgacacacacacacacacacacacacacacacacacacactgcagagaaACTCTACAGCTCCTGTAGTAAACACACATCATCTGTCAGAGTGTCTGCGCTGAGGCCTGTGTGAAGCCTGACattcgtcacacacacacatcatcatccaGCATAAACACCAggccataacacacacacacacacacacacacacacacacacacactcattgatCATTAATTCAGGATCACACCATAAGAACACAGCAAGAGAAGATCAGCAGATATACATACAGCTCCTCCGGTACGGGCACACAGGCACTGCTGGGGctttctgaatgtgtgtgtgtgtgcgtgtgcgcgtgtgtggaCTCTTTGTACAGGCCAGGACAATAGTgttctgtcagtgtgtgtgtgtgtgtgtgtgtgaggcggGATCAGTGCTGTGCTGGATGGACAGTAGATCTATTATCTTACATTACAGCACATTCTTGCATGATATcaccgcagtgtgtgtgtgtgtgtgtgtgtgtgtgtgtgtgtgtgtgtgtgtgtgtgtgtgtgtgtgtgtgtaacagccTGACGGGTCTACAGTGAcagtcaattattattattataaagattttGGGAGAGATGTTAAAAGGACATTTTTCCTCATTTCACTGGGTTGCTGGGTCAGATATAACAATAACCCACCAatcctttatttttaattcaatttaattgtcattttaacccTGTTGGGTTAGTCTATTCAGTAACCCAGCACATGTTATAGTGTATCTCCAGGCTTTTCTCAGCATGACCCTGATATTCTGATCAACATCTTCATTTACCTCACTCTAGAAAACCAAACGTTGGGTTGTTTTAGATAGGTtgggttactttatttatacccgaaggtagatttggtacagattatatttatattaaatgtttttatcccaaatgttgggtttgtccatatttgacccagagtTTGgctaatacattcattcattctccttcagctgagtccctttattaatcaggggtctccacagcggaatgaaccaccacagcatatgttttacacagcggatgcccttccagctacatcccatcactgggaaacacccatacactctcattcacacacacacactcatacactacggccagtttagttgatcagttcccctatagcacatgtgtttggactgtgggggaaaccggagcacccggaggaaacccacaccaacacggg
This region includes:
- the LOC130243205 gene encoding NIPA-like protein 2; the encoded protein is MEAYIVGICIAVCGNFLISISLNIQKYTHVRQSQRGTRPYYTSRVWWVGVLLMGLGELGNFSAYGFAPASLIAPLGCVSVIASAVISVVFLKETLRASDVLGGALALTGTYFLVTFAPHSSPHVTANMVERSLVSWTFLIYFMSEVLLFAILMYLYKCRNVKHIIIMMILVALLASVTVISVKAVSGMITETLRGSHLQLTYPIFYIMFIIMITSCAFQIKFLNEAMKLFDATEIVPINYVFFTASAVVAGILFYEEFYGISLVHVLMFGVGCLLAFTGVFLIARARPRIKMDSVFISMGQMPGKSCTDKVQPQTDDSKYGTLASKFSCSSSNTPDEL